The following DNA comes from Papaver somniferum cultivar HN1 chromosome 4, ASM357369v1, whole genome shotgun sequence.
TTCCTAAATGGAAAGCATAGCCTGATGTACTCTTCCTTCCTTATGTGTCTCCATCCCAATCACTATCTGTATAACCAACCAATTTAGGATCTTCTGAAACTGTGTAAAGAATTCCCAAACTAATTGTTCTTTTGACATACTTCAAAATCCTTTTTGCAGCTTGTAAATGTGACTGTCTTGGTAATTCCATAAACCTACTAACCAATCCAACTGCATAcataatgtctggtcttgtagCAGTTAAGTATCTCAAACATCCAACAAGACTCTTAAAATCTATTGAGTTTACAAGTTCTCCTGATTCATCTTTTGCTAGCTTCAACCTCTCTTCAGTTGGTGTTAAAATTGGATTgcaattatccatcttgaaacgcttAAGTATTCCATCTGCATATCTCTGTTGATTAATAAAGATTCCTCTTTCTGTTTGTTGTacttcaatgccaagaaagtaTGACATTAATCCAAGTTCTGTCATCTCAAATTTTGtcaccatatcctccctgaattccttgatcatctctgagTTATTGCCAGTAAAAataagatcatccacatacaaacaaacTATAATATGATTTCCAAGTGAATCAGCTTTCAAATACAGTGTATGCTCATGTGGACACCTTGTAAAACCTTTCTCAATGAAGTATGAATTTATTCTTACCAAGCAcgtggtgcttgttttaaaccatacaaagctttGTTTAGCTTGTACACTTGattctccttcccctccataaCATAACCTGCTGGTTTCTCAACATATACTTCTTCTTCTAGTACACCATTCAAGAATTCACTcttcacatccatctgaaaaATCTTCCATTGCTTCTGAGCAGCTAGAGCAATGGTCATTCGAATTGTATCAAGTCTTGCAACTGGTGCACAGACTTCAGAATAGTCTATTCCTTGTTTTTTTCTATATCCTTTAGCAACTAACCTTGCTTTCAATTTATCAACTTCACCATCTGATTTGTACTTTGTCTTGTAAACCCATTTGACTCCAATTGCTTTCTTTCCTTCTGGAAGTTCTGTAAGTTCCCATGAATTGTTCTTTTCTATTGAGTTTGTCTCTGCTTCCATTGCTTGTACCCATCCATTATCTTTAGAAGCTTCTTCATAAACAACAGGATCATAATCTCCATATAAAGAAAAATTCATTTCCTCTTCATCAGTATCATCATCTCTTGTTATCACATAATCTTTCATTCTTGCTGGtataacatattttcttcttggtcttacAGTCTCTTGTTGTGGTATCACATCAGTTCTTACCTCTTCAGTTATTGCTTCTtcagttcttctttcttcttgttgttcaTAACTCCATCTTGAGTATTTACTTGTTCTTTAACTGCTATTGGAACTGTTCTAACAGTTTTATTTGTTGAGATGATATCTTTCCAATTCCACTGAGAATCTTCATAAAAGATTACATCTCTACTTATAACTATTTTCCCTGTTATAGGATTGTAAAGTTTATATCCTTTAGTTACTGAACTATAACCAACAAGAATACACTTTTCACTCTTATCATCTAGCTTCTTCCTAAGTTCTTTAGGTACATGTGCATAAGCAATGCACCTAAAAACTctcagatgtcttacacttggtcttgCACCTCTCCAAGCTTCTTCCAGTGTTTGATTATTCAAACTATTTGTTGGACATCTATTAAGTAAATACACTGTTGTATCAACTGCATAACTCCAGAAATTCTTTGGcaaatcttttgttcttcttatagttcttgccatctccattattgttctattctttctttctgcaacaccattttgttgaggtgtatatctTGTTGTTAATTGATGTAGAATGCCATGTTCTTCCATAAAACTATCAACAACTGTCTATTCtgttcctctatcagttcttagtatcttgatattctttccaaTTTGCTTCTCATCATATGCTTTAAAGCTTTTAAAAGCATGACAAGCATCACTTTTTTGTCTAAGTAGATATACCCAAGCctttctactaaaatcatcaaagAAAGTTATGAAATaattattacctccatgtgatttaacttcAACGGACCACACAGATCACTATGTATTATCTCCAACTGttgttcttctcttcttgctttgtTCACTGAGAATGGATCTCTGTGTTGTTTGCGAAAGATACAATTCTCACACCTTGACTCTGGAAGCTCACTGACTGGTAGACATGTCACtatatccttcttagataaagcTTCTAAACTGTTAAAGTTTACATGACCCATTCTTTTGTGCCACAACCAACTTTGGTTGCTTTCATGAGTATTATAACAACTTGCACTTTCATATTGAATATTCAAAGGAAACAATATGTTCTTTGTCATCTGTACCTTTGCAATGAGTCTTCTATATCTATCTCTTATTGAACACACTCCATTGAATATATTCATAGAATAACCATTCTTAAGAACTATTTCAATTCTTCCTTTTCCCATAACTAGAATGGTAGAATTATTACCAAACTTAACTGTTGATCTTATTGACTCATCAATATTATCAAATAGATCTTTTCTTCCACACATATGATTGCTGCAACCTGTATCTAAATACCACTTCTGATAAAATTGTTCTTCAGTTGTGTGACAAGCTACGAACATATTCTCGTCTTTCACAttatcttcttattttccttcttcttctaataTGTTTGCCTTGAAGTTTGATTAATAATTATTAGCAGTTGTCCTTCTAGGTTTTGTACATGTAGTAGCAAAGTGTCCATAAATTCCACAATTATAACACTGCACCGTTGATAAGTCTAATGGTTTTCTTCCTTGATAACCTGCAGTATTAAATCTTCCTCCAGTATTATTTCTTCCTTGATAACCTCCATTGTTGGGTCTTCCTCCAGATTTTGAGTTTCCTTGTTTATTACTCCATGTAACTTGACTTTGTAGAGCTTCTTCTATTGGTTTTGCAGCAGCTGTTTTTTCACATAATCTCTGCTCATAAGCCTGTAATGAACCTAATAATTCATTAAGAGACATAGTTGCAACAGTGTTACACTCCTCAATAGAAGTTACTTTTTCTTCATACTTCTCAGGTAAACTCCTTAAATTTTTTTCAACAACTGCTGAATCTTCTACAGTATCACCATTAGATTTCATTTCATTGACAAGATTCAATGTCTTTGGAAAAAATTCTGATATTGTTTCAGTAACTTCCATCTGTAATAATTCATATtttcattttagggtttgtaaCCTCACCTTCTTAACTTTGTCAGAACCTGTGTAATAGCTAACCAAACCATCCCATGCTGCTTTAGCTTGTTTGATATAAATAAATCTGtccatgagagattcatgaatACCTTGATGAAGAATATAGGTTGCTTTCGAATTATTCTTCCTGTTTGCTGttaaatttgtttgtttttctggTGTTTGAACAACTCCTTCTGTTGGTTCAACATAACCATCTTTCATAATCTCCCATATGTCTTGGCAGATAAAAATATTCTCCATCTGTAACCTCCAATGTTcaaatttctttccttcaaacacTGGCACCTtgattgaacttaaacttaaacttgtcatcttcttcaacttaatTTCTCATACCCCACAACCCTAGAATCTGAtaccagtgctctgataccagatgtagaaaatctgatatcaaagacttaatgaacacAAACCTAACTCAAAAATCTCTTCTATTGATGTAATTAATCTTACGGATTTGAAGCTTATTTATagtttaacaaacttgactcttaAGCAAAGACACTTTCTTAACAAatcaaattctaaaacaagattcTTCTAGAATATTCTAAACTCGTAACCAAACTCTAAAACTGGCaaacttgtttctcaagtttactACACGTTCACAATAACGCATAATAACGTTTACTGGTTGTTTCCATAAATGACACCAGCTTCCACTGGTTGCTTTCACTCAGTCAGCAGCAACTCCACCTGGTTACTTCCACTTAGTCAACAACAACTCCACCTAGTTGCTTCCACAATAACATGTCAACTTCTCCAAGTTGCTTACTCAATCTATATCTTTGTTTAATCTTCAACAGAATCAATACTTCCATAGATATTACTTCATCTTCAATCCATTCACCAGATAAATTGTCTCACTCCCTCTACCACGACCAAATTCTGAAAGACCGGGCCTTACCAGTTTTGATTTTGAATCTTCAACGGGAACTTATAAGGTAATACATGTCCCGTTCTCATCCAGCCTTTCATATAACCTTTCACTTAACCCTTTTTATAAATATCACAATGCTAGTCTCCAGATTTTCTCATCTGATACAAGTAAATGGACTACTCATAAAATCACATGCTCTCGAAAAGTCATGATGACTAGTTATTGTATATCTCACTTGGTTAACCATGGTGGAATATAGTATTGGATAGATGGTGAAGGAGGTATAATGATATCTTATAATGACAACCAGTGGATCCGAATGTTGTGATCTTTGAATGCCGGTGCGATGGTCATGAATATGAAGTGGCATACAATATTAAACTTAGAAAATCCGAATTGCTTCATCGCTCCTTTCATCCTATATCAAATCGTGACTATCCCCGAATTGTGGTAACTTTTCGGCCAACGATCATTCCAATTATCACCAATTAGGCTATACTtctatttttttacttttttttaagaGATTATCACTTAAAGTTAAAGGGTGTGGTTTGCTTGCCTTGTTTTCTTTTAGCTTTCGATAGGATTGAAATATCGATGAGTTTCAAGCTTAGGTCACTGGGTACTACTTTACTTTGCTACGGTAGTATAAATTTGGCATCTGCTTCCTTGACTTTGTTATTATTATTCAAAATGGGATACTGGATTATCGATTATAAGGATGTGTAGACATGAATGGCATGAGAAGTATCCGGCAGCTGTCATAACTCAATACCAACGTGTATAAAATCTTTAATTATCCCGGATATGGACTGAGAAAGGAACTTGGTTGCGGCTAGTAGTGGCATCGACATGTTAGTAACAAAGCTAGAATGCAAAAGGCAGAGAAACATTGTTTTCCTGAATTTTCAACCAAACATCCATGTCATGAGGTATGTGCATTATGTGCGATAAATTTAACTTGGGCATTTGCCCAGTTACAACAAAGGGTTTCAATCTATACATTGTTAGTAAACTAGTACGAAATTTTGTAATTGTGTGTTGTTACTAGAAATAATCCGTGCCGTTAATGATCTAAATAATTTTTGGTCATAATTATCTAAATAAATACTACAGACTATGATAAAACTTATTTTGTCCCATGAACTTGTAGCTACGAAAATCTTATATATCTCATTTATGCTTTAGGGGAAAAAAATCCCACTTCCCATCAAATTTACATTACCACCACCAAATACAATTAATGCATAAATGATATTGTGgtttcatttaatgtttctttaAATATCTTTAATTAAGAGGTTATCCACTAATTAAATCTTAATAAATTTGAATTCAAAATGAAATAAGTTACAAAAACGACGACCATCAGATGTCTTTGactgggatgagactgggatggttaGATCACatttttgtctctcaaaatgttatcctattatgttttgtattatagataagACGGAAGTTTAGGTCCGGGTCAGATATCGAATTTGTCCGGTGAACAACAATTAAAAGTGGCATTTTGATCTCGTTGAGATGCGTGCGAAGATGCACCAATGtcagctctttttttttttttgatgggaaCGATCTTCCTATGTGCGCCTCTTGGTGGGGATATTCTTCCTatgtacaaaaaaaatcaaaaccaaagccTTTTTCCAGTAGCAAATACCGGGTAGGTTAGAGATTAACTCATAAAAGTATAACATAGTTTTTACGCCGGCCTGTCAAGCCTCGCACAACCCACACTACGGTAGGCAAATACTTGACGCTACCCACACCGCGTTTGTGTTTAATTTTGGAGCCAGATGAAGAGGTAATCACCGTTTTAACGGATTACGAATTCTCGACCATTAACACGGATATACTCACACCCTACCCCGGTTACAGGAGTTACAGGGGATTCCCCCTTCACGATCCTGTTAACTGCAGAGCTACGGGTGAATTCCCCCCTTCACAAACTACAGGGTTTCATTTACATacttaagataaatataaagTACACAACCAAACATTACTAAAAGCTACAACATTACCTTCCTTTCTAAAGTTCTGACAAAAGTCATCATCAAAGTAATTGTTGACAAAATCTCTGACATCAACTATGTCAATATCATTTTCCTCATCATCAGATCATGGTGGACTTCTATCATCATCAACTGGATGGCATACATCCTCTTCCACATTATCTAGTTGAATGTTCTCATACTCTACATCCACATTATCCATTTGACTCCTAACAAAACCATCCTCATCATTCAAAAGGTAACCTCCTAAATGCACCACTTATTTGAGCATAAATTGACTTACATACCAACCTTGGACTTTTCCTAGTAGCAGGAGAAACTATTGGTGAACAATTGCTAATAACTTTCTTCTTTGGTACAGAAAACACCAAGTCAGTGTCATGTGTCACCTTCTTCTTAGGTGTAGAAAACACCAAGTCAGAGTCACTTCTCACCTTCTTAGTAGGTGTTAAATACCTAACTTCATTAGTAACCCCTGAAAATGATGGGCATTCATCACCAGACCTCAGAACCTTGTCACTAATACTGAAGTAAAAATGCACATAACCATCATCTTGATATTCAGCCTTGTTCCAcattgtaaagaactcatcatcactGGTAATCAGTTCTGGTATGTTATCTGGAGTAAACCAAAACAAATTAAGTTTCTTGGTTTCAATTATCTTCATCTCCGACATAAGCATATCAGTCAACATGTTAAGACCAACATACTTCACATCCACATCATGGCAAAGAGTGTATCTGTTAATGGTGAATAGTTCAACCCTAAAACTCCTTTTAGGGTACCTAACCAATTTTCTTCTGCACGTACAACAAGCACAAACCATACAAACAATTCAACAACCATACCCATAATTTATACACCAAAACCAAAAGGATCATCCAAACAATTCAACAACAGCCATAAATCGAGAAAttaaaaaaaccccaaatttcaaaagtAGGGGTTTCtgaaaaatccccaaatctcaaaattagggtttcaaaaatgaaaatcaataatcaaagaaggataaaatggatttcatCATATTCATTTCATGGATCAAACCCCTCAATACAGAAACATTTTTGCTCGAATCAAAAAACGCATAAACCTTAAAACTACAGAAACAGTTCGACaaacataaaaaccctaaaactacaCTTTGAATACATAAGTTATTCAACCAAAATATAAAACGTAAAACTACAAAATCAGTTTCATAGATTAACATAAACCCTAAAACTACAGTGGATCCGAATGTTGTGATCTTTGAATGCCAGCGCGATGGTCATGAATATGAAGTGTCATACAATATTAAACTTAGAAAATCCGAATTGCTTCATCGTTTCTTTCATCCTGTAGCAAATCGTGACTATCCCCGATGGCAAATTGTGGTAACCTTTCGGCCGACTATCATTCCAATTATCACCAATTAGGCTATGCTtctatctttttactttttctttaagaGATTATCACTTAAAGGATCTGGTTTGCTTTCCTTGTTTTCTTTTAGCTTTCGGTAGGATTTATATTTCGGCAGTACAACACTGGCATCTGCTTACTTGACTTTGTTATTATTATGAAAAATAAGATACTGGATTGTCGATTCTAAGGATGTGTAGACATGAGTGGCAGGAGAAGTATCCGACCGGTGTCATAACTCAATAGCAACATGtatgaaaatctttaactagcctGGATATGGACTGAGAAAGGAACTTGGTTGCGGCTATTAGTGGCATCGACATGTTGTTAACAAAGCTAGAATGCAAAAGGCAGAGAAACATTGTTTGCCTGAATTTTCAACCAGACATCCATGTCATGAGGTCTGCACTATGTGCGAGTTAGCTGACATTACAAATGAACACATAGAGGTCCTTGGTGctgctagatcaaatatgatctaGAAGCGctagagcaatttttttttttcgtttttgttaTACATCAAGGAAAAAATGTATTTAGGTTCAAACCTataccaaattcagttttaggggTTTTACCACAAATTTAGAAAGTCTTCACCTATTATTAGTGTTGTTATTATGATTCGATCATTCTTCCACTGCAAAAGAATTTTCTCTATGATTCTTATCCAAAATTGGTTTCTCTTCACAAACACTTTCATCTGATCCTTCGAATTCCACTGGTTTAGAAATTTTTGCAGATTTATTAGCAATCGAGCTCCACTTTCGACAGCAAAGATCAaacaattgattttgattttggtaggAGAGAATCTGAAAGTTCAGGATCGGGTTTAGGCATGGGTGGTGTTAATTGTTGTAGTTTTGATGGAGTAGCCAACGATCTTGACAATATTTCTTTGCTATCCAATGCTCGTAATTCATAGCTGCAGCTGATTCTGATGAATCTTTAGGTAGAAAGCAATAGAGTTATTGAAGAGAAGTTTTCTTTATCGTCACTGccaaaaaataaagatatattaTATCTACACATTCCTTAAAGATGCTTTGAATACTTTTGATGGCTAAAACTAACTGAGGTTAAAGAACGTGTTAACTGACATCACAAATGGACACATGGGGGTCCTTGGTGCTGCTAGGGCAAAAGTTTTCCCGTTTTTGTTATACATCGAATACGAAATGTTTTTAGATTCAAACCTATACCCAAATCAGTTTTGGGGGGTTTACCACAAATTTATAAAGTCTTCACCTATTGTTATTCCGAAGTTTAGGGGTCGGATACAGAATTTGTCCAGTGAACAACAATTAAAAGTGGCATTTTGATCTCCTTGGGTTAGTAGAAGTATAACCTACGCGTGCGAGGATGCACCGATGTCAACTTTTCTCCTCGTTCAATTGGGGATGCTGAAATTAACAAGGGTATACATAAATAGAACAAAATCTGGTCATCCAAACCTAATTTCCCAAGACCCCTGGTCATTCTTATTTAACTagtgttaattttatttaattaggaTTAGTATTAACCCTTCTCTAAAATTATATAACATCGACGTAATAGGAAAACGCGGaacaagctgcgccgcaagccctttttgaattgcaaatcatattcttttaaaaacaaactctctcgaaCCGGGAGTtatgacattactgtgcatgcCTTTTTGGACTCTTTTGAGGAGTCCAACCACCTCTGGAGACAAAAAACCAAATGTATCAAGAGAGAAACGAATAAAGGCATTGCCCATTATCATGACATGCTTTCTCATATTTcgctatcttacctgaggcagcCCTCAGTGCTACTTGCCCGGCTGTAAAAGTGTCATGTCCAATACCTACTAAGGAGAAACCCCAGTAAGGGACACACATGCATGTTTTCCGTTATCCCACCCAAATATTAAAACATCCGCCGGCCTAAGTGTCGGTCTCCCTTCGATGGATCAGTCAAAAATTTGACAGCCGCTTCTTTCTTCGCTGAAATACCTATTATCCACAATACATCATATAAAGTGTCCTCAGATGATCATGTCTATGTTTATGAAGAGTTCTCACAGCATTGAATTAGGCCCACGACTCTCTTCCCTCTACGCGTAACTGATTTTTCCAAAACAATATCCAGAAACTCTCTTCTTCTATATTTATTAATCTCTGAATCCAAATCTACTCGGATCtgagatatcagattttctaaGTATATTTGGGTTTTGTAAttagtttttcatgttttcaacAAAAAATCACGTTATTTCTGATTTtaggttttagggtttgttttctttatttttatgttttcaatctCATGGATATTTTATGTCATTTAGTTGTATTTTTGTGCGCCATTAGTGCAATTTTCTATAGCCTCCGAGCGTTTTAATTGAAATTCGACAACACGTTCAAGTATATCTTTTGAAGACAATCAATTTCGGTGTGACGATGATCAAGATTCGATAAAGCAAGACCAATGGCTATTAGAATTGGTTATAACAATGATATTTAGTGcaaattatcctttttatgaaggattttctcttaatgaagaagaagaagtttccaAATGGTGGATGTACAATCAAAACACCATCCCTCCAATTACATCGATTACTTCTATGATCAACAATTATGTACTTTTTTTATATTACAATCTTTATGTTCTTGTAATATTTTGCTTTTGTACTTTTATGTTGTATCTATTTGATGCACTTGAATTAGCTTGTTCATGACTTCTAATTAATATAATCTAAAGAGATATATCCtcttttccttcaaaaaaaaataaaaaattaggccCATGAGATTTTTCATAAGTCAGCAAATCTATCTAACTAAATGATAATTCAAATCAAATACTTAATTCTCCTTCATTGTGGCCCCACTAAAAGCTGTTGTGGACATCTCCGGTGTAAGTATTAGGAAATACAGAATTCTAACTGATTCACACCCCACCTTAATAATAATTGAAAAAATATTATGCCATATTTTTCACCATTAACTTATCCCACTTTGTAACTTCCACCAAAACTATCCAAAACTAACCCACTTCTTCGACCACTACATACCCACTTCCCTTCTCTTCTTCAATCTTTGGTTCTGAGATGAGAAAGTACAAAGTAATTAGATCGCTAAAAAAAATATGTCGCCTCCCGCATAGattcacttttttttcttcttttaatcaatcaaatcattatgcAGATCTTTGTGAAGAC
Coding sequences within:
- the LOC113272485 gene encoding uncharacterized protein LOC113272485 encodes the protein MTSLSLSSIKVPVFEGKKFEHWRLQMENIFICQDIWEIMKDGYVEPTEGVVQTPEKQTNLTANRKNNSKATYILHQGIHESLMDRFIYIKQAKAAWDGLVSYYTGSDKVKKMEVTETISEFFPKTLNLVNEMKSNGDTVEDSAVVEKNLRSLPEKYEEKVTSIEECNTVATMSLNELLGSLQAYEQRLCEKTAAAKPIEEALQSQVTWSNKQGNSKSGGRPNNGGYQGRNNTGGRFNTAGYQGRKPLDLSTVQCYNCGIYGHFATTCTKPRRTTANNY